One Candidatus Neomarinimicrobiota bacterium DNA segment encodes these proteins:
- the hisF gene encoding imidazole glycerol phosphate synthase subunit HisF: MLTRRIIPCLDVKDGKVVKGVNFTHLVEEGEPVELGAWYSSQGADELVFLDISATVDARQHVLNLARQVAKDVFIPFTIGGGIRTLVDMDALLSAGADKVAINTAALKNPSLISEAARQFGSQFIVVAIDVQKSAEGWVVMSHGGTQGAGRQALDWSAEAEDRGAGEILLTSIDADGTQQGIDCVITRQVSRQIQIPLIASGGIGRLEHFHEAFEKGEADAALAASVFHRRILGIGEVKDYLIRRRIPIRLAGAKP; encoded by the coding sequence ATGCTGACACGGCGTATTATCCCCTGCTTGGATGTGAAGGATGGCAAAGTCGTAAAGGGTGTCAACTTCACTCATCTTGTGGAGGAAGGCGAGCCTGTCGAATTGGGAGCCTGGTATTCGAGCCAGGGTGCGGACGAGCTGGTGTTTTTGGATATTTCCGCCACGGTGGATGCCCGTCAACATGTATTGAATCTCGCCCGGCAAGTTGCCAAGGATGTGTTCATACCTTTCACAATCGGAGGAGGCATCCGGACCCTTGTTGATATGGATGCGCTGCTCTCCGCCGGGGCAGACAAAGTGGCCATCAACACTGCTGCCCTCAAAAACCCGAGCCTTATCTCAGAAGCGGCCAGGCAGTTTGGTTCCCAGTTCATAGTGGTTGCCATTGATGTGCAAAAATCAGCGGAGGGCTGGGTGGTGATGTCCCATGGCGGCACCCAAGGTGCTGGTCGCCAAGCATTAGACTGGTCAGCTGAAGCCGAGGATCGCGGTGCCGGAGAAATATTGCTTACCAGCATCGATGCCGATGGAACCCAGCAAGGCATTGATTGCGTTATCACCCGGCAGGTGAGCAGGCAGATTCAAATCCCCCTGATTGCGTCGGGAGGTATTGGCCGGCTGGAGCATTTCCATGAGGCGTTTGAAAAAGGTGAAGCTGATGCTGCGCTCGCTGCCTCGGTATTTCACAGAAGGATATTGGGCATCGGCGAGGTTAAGGATTATTTGATCCGCAGGAGAATTCCCATACGATTGGCAGGAGCGAAACCATGA
- the hisH gene encoding imidazole glycerol phosphate synthase subunit HisH — MIGIVDYGTSNIGSLTNALGRLGIEYSVSGDPDELGRTSRLILPGVGAFAHAMTRLHEQSLESFLRDWAKDGGPIFGICLGMQLLMESSEEHGQHQGLGIVGGKVVALQGGHRKVHMGWNKVSAAGTSSMIGPDNYAYFVHSYVCQPTHTETVAGISDYGGPIAAALQQDSVWGVQFHPEKSGEFGLSILEKFADASF; from the coding sequence GTGATCGGCATTGTCGACTACGGTACCAGCAACATCGGTAGTCTCACCAACGCCCTTGGGCGGCTTGGAATAGAATATTCTGTGTCCGGCGATCCAGACGAGTTAGGTAGGACCAGCCGGCTCATTCTCCCCGGGGTAGGGGCATTTGCTCACGCCATGACACGGCTCCATGAGCAGTCGCTGGAGAGCTTTCTCAGAGATTGGGCCAAAGATGGCGGCCCCATCTTCGGCATCTGTCTTGGAATGCAGCTGCTGATGGAGAGCAGCGAGGAACACGGACAGCATCAAGGTCTCGGAATTGTTGGCGGGAAGGTGGTTGCCCTTCAAGGCGGACACCGAAAAGTTCACATGGGCTGGAATAAGGTTTCAGCAGCTGGCACGAGCTCTATGATTGGACCGGATAACTATGCCTATTTTGTGCACAGCTATGTCTGTCAGCCAACTCACACTGAAACTGTGGCAGGCATCAGCGACTATGGCGGACCCATCGCTGCCGCCCTCCAGCAGGATAGCGTTTGGGGTGTTCAGTTCCATCCTGAGAAGTCAGGTGAGTTCGGATTGTCTATCCTGGAGAAGTTCGCCGATGCGTCCTTTTAG
- the hisI gene encoding phosphoribosyl-AMP cyclohydrolase has protein sequence MTETGYNIKSLKYDADGLIPAIVQDAANGMVLMLAYVNSESLKISLAEGRTCFWSRSRQELWHKGDTSGHVQKIVSITTDCDRDTLLIAVEQTGAACHNGTRSCFTENIFTAE, from the coding sequence ATGACAGAAACTGGGTACAACATTAAATCCTTGAAGTACGACGCCGACGGGCTCATCCCGGCCATTGTCCAGGATGCCGCTAATGGTATGGTGCTAATGCTGGCTTATGTAAACAGTGAAAGCCTGAAAATATCATTAGCAGAAGGACGAACCTGTTTCTGGTCGCGTAGCCGCCAGGAGCTGTGGCACAAAGGGGACACCAGCGGCCATGTTCAGAAAATCGTATCCATTACAACCGACTGCGATCGCGACACGTTGCTGATTGCCGTCGAGCAGACCGGCGCCGCATGCCACAACGGCACGCGATCCTGTTTTACGGAGAATATCTTCACCGCAGAATAG
- a CDS encoding 1-(5-phosphoribosyl)-5-[(5-phosphoribosylamino)methylideneamino] imidazole-4-carboxamide isomerase, giving the protein MRLIQGDYARKTIYPFDPVELASRFLEAGLTTLHVVDLDGARSGSPVHLDVVSKVAKTGIKIEFGGGLRSGIDIERALDAGASEIILGTSLLENQDQLSKWLARYGRILVAGIDSRDGGIAVRGWSDRTRIDSLKLLAKLEQLGFTRAIVTDVATDGAMRGPNLAYLQEVAKSTSMEITASGGVARTEDIYRIAALAPQGISGVIVGRAFYEGAISITELAKC; this is encoded by the coding sequence GTGCGGCTGATCCAAGGCGACTACGCCCGCAAGACCATCTATCCCTTCGATCCCGTTGAACTTGCTAGCCGGTTTTTGGAGGCTGGACTGACAACGCTGCATGTCGTAGACCTTGATGGAGCACGCTCCGGCTCTCCGGTGCATCTGGATGTAGTATCCAAGGTGGCCAAGACCGGCATCAAGATCGAGTTTGGGGGCGGTCTCCGGTCGGGGATCGATATTGAGCGGGCGTTGGATGCCGGTGCAAGCGAGATAATCCTGGGAACAAGCCTCCTTGAGAATCAGGATCAATTATCAAAATGGTTAGCTCGCTACGGTAGGATACTCGTAGCGGGGATCGATAGCCGAGATGGCGGGATTGCCGTCCGAGGTTGGAGCGATCGCACGCGCATTGATTCCCTGAAGCTCCTTGCAAAACTGGAGCAACTGGGGTTTACTCGGGCGATAGTTACAGACGTGGCCACTGACGGAGCCATGCGGGGACCAAATCTAGCCTATCTGCAGGAGGTAGCCAAATCCACGTCAATGGAAATTACGGCATCGGGAGGTGTCGCTCGAACTGAGGATATCTATCGGATAGCTGCACTTGCGCCCCAAGGCATCAGCGGGGTAATTGTGGGACGGGCATTCTACGAGGGAGCGATATCAATTACTGAGCTGGCCAAATGCTGA